The following coding sequences lie in one Silene latifolia isolate original U9 population chromosome 5, ASM4854445v1, whole genome shotgun sequence genomic window:
- the LOC141657640 gene encoding pectin acetylesterase 3-like has product MDFGKWVFVGFLCLLKWWICVVNGFSYANVTHISFLENYEVSALPNQLMVPLTLIHGAAEKGAVCLDGTLPGYHWHRGFGAGANSWLIQLEGGGWCNNRRTCVYRKTTRRGSSNHMEKQLAFTGILSNKPEENPDFYNWNRVKVRYCDGASFASEGHDEVNNLYFRGQRIWSAAMEELMAKGMRTADKALLSGCSAGGLASILHCDEFAALFSGNTKVKCLSDAGLFLDAMDVSGGRTLRKFFNGVVTYLGVEKNLPTSCTDHLDPTLCFFPQNLIANIKTPMFILNAAYDAWQVQASLAPPTADPRHAWDGCKMNHALCSSSQIQFFQKFRIEMLNSVKDFSKSRPNGLFINSCFAHCQSERQDTWFADDSPVLRAKPVAIAVGDWYFDRAATKLIDCPYPCDNTCHNLVFK; this is encoded by the exons ATGGATTTTGGAAAGTGGGTTTTTGTGGGATTTTTGTGTTTGTTAAAATGGTGGATTTGTGTTGTAAATGGGTTTAGTTATGCAAATGTGACACACATTTCATTTTTGGAGAACTATGAAGTTTCTGCTCTTCCTAATCAATTAATGGTGCCTCTTACGCTTATCCATGGAGCTGCTGAAAAGGGTGCTG TTTGCTTAGATGGAACATTACCTGGTTATCATTGGCATCGTGGATTTGGGGCTGGGGCCAACAGTTGGCTGATTCAATTAGAG GGAGGAGGATGGTGCAACAACCGTAGGACATGCGTTTACCGGAAGACGACTCGACGTGGCTCGTCTAATCATATGGAAAAGCAGCTTGCATTTACAGGAATACTGAGCAATAAGCCTGAGGAAAATCCTG ATTTTTACAACTGGAATAGGGTGAAGGTCCGATACTGTGACGGTGCATCCTTTGCTAGTGAAGGCCATGATGAG GTCAACAATTTGTATTTTAGAGGGCAGCGCATATGGTCGGCTGCCATGGAAGAATTGATGGCCAAGGGAATGCGTACGGCAGACAAGGCTCTTCTTTCCGGATGCTCTGCTGGTGGTCTAGCTTCTATATTGCATTGTGACGAATTTGCAGCATTATTTTCAGGAAATACAAAAGTGAAGTGTCTTAGTGATGCAGGGTTGTTCCTTGACGC AATGGACGTCTCCGGAGGGCGCACTTTGAGAAAATTCTTCAACGGCGTGGTCACTTACCTG GGTGTTGAGAAGAACTTACCCACTTCATGTACAGATCACCTAGACCCAACTTTG TGTTTTTTCCCTCAGAATTTGATTGCAAACATCAAGACGCCTATGTTCATTCTCAATGCTGCTTATGATGCATGGCAG GTGCAAGCTAGTTTAGCACCACCCACAGCTGACCCCCGTCATGCATGGGATGGTTGTAAAATGAACCATGCACTTTGTTCTTCATCACAGATCCAATTTTTTCaga AGTTTCGAATTGAAATGCTAAATTcagtgaaggatttttcaaagtcTAGGCCAAATGGGTTGTTCATCAATTCTTGCTTTGCTCACTGTCAATCAGAGAGGCAGGACACATGGTTTGCTGATGACTCCCCTGTTTTGAGGGCAAAG CCGGTGGCAATAGCTGTTGGAGACTGGTACTTTGATCGTGCGGCTACTAAGCTCATCGACTGTCCATACCCTTGTGACAATACTTGCCACAACTTGGTTTTTAAATGA